In Ovis canadensis isolate MfBH-ARS-UI-01 breed Bighorn chromosome 15, ARS-UI_OviCan_v2, whole genome shotgun sequence, the genomic stretch ctGATTGcactatttttttaagttctcttttttaattaattatttatttgcacCGAATCTCAATTGCTACATGTAGGAtccttggttgtggcatgtgggatctttagagGCAGCATGCCAAGTCTTAGTTATAGCATGTgtgatctagtttcctgaccagggactgaacctaagcCCTCTggatgcagagtcttaaccactggaccaccagggaagtcactgtaCTATTTATTGTGTGACCTTAGGTACCTTACatagccttggttttctcatctgtaaaatggggatgagaaAGGGTTgtatgaagatgaaatgagataatgcatatacAGAGTTTACCTGTACCTACAACTGAGACATAGTAAGTGTCCAATAAATGAAAGCTGTTCTCAAGATTCTTAAGGTCACGATCATGATGCATAGCATCATCAGGACTCTCAGAGACACAGTCCTCAAGGACTGGAAGGAGTGAAACAGATGCCTTCCACCCAGCACACGCTGTGGCTCCCACCCCTCCACAGGGCACAGCTTCTCCCAAGGCGCCCACTAGCCCTGCTGGAGAGTAGCAGGCTGGGAATGGGCAGGGCCCCCCCGCAGCCTCTCACCTTCCATGAGGACCTGCAGATAGATCTTGCCGTGGCCGCGGTGGCGGTCAGGTGGGTTCATGATGTAGCAGTTGTAGGTGCCCTCGTCCTCCAGCTGCACTTTCTTCAGGGTGACTGACACGTCATACTTGCTGGGGTTCCCCGAGAACTCCACGCGGTCTCGGAACCGCTCCAGCTTCAGGTTAATGATCTTCATGCGGAACTGGAGGAACTGAGTGGGAGTGACGGGGTTGGATGAGCGAGGAGCTGCAAGGACAGCAGgaaccccctcctccctcccccctcctttACCTGGAAGGGAGGCAGTCACCTCCAGATCTCTGCTGCCCTCCCAGGGCCACCCAGGTGTGACAACACACCTCTGCTGATGCCCTGGGGAGCAGACAGCCCACCAGGGTATGCCGCAGTCCTCGTCCAAGGCAGGGACAGGTGGTGGGAAAGAGGGGCTTCATGCTGTgggcctcctgcctcctcccccaatCCCCTGCCACCATCCCAGGGCTCACCATCTCCTCGGAGCAGTTGTTACACTCCTGGTAAGTCCAGTTCAGGGAGAACTGTTTGTGGTTCACGGTGTAGCAGGAGTTGAAGGTGCAGGGCAGGCGGGCATCAGAGCCATTGAGGACGTTGAGGGTGTTAGGTACTGTGACTTCCATGCTCCTCCCTGGTGGCACTGTGGACAAAGTCACACTCAATGAGGATTCTGGCTGACGCTGCCGGGGAGGGGACAGGTGCGCCTGGTGGGGAGTGGAGCAGAGCTCAGGCAGCTGGCTGAGTCCCTTGTGGCTGCAATTTGTCAGAGGGGAGTGGAGAGGGGGGCAGAACTCATAAGGGGTGCCTGATGTGGCCCTTGGAGAgaagtgggggaaaaaacaagGCTGGAGTGTAGAGAAATCAAGCATCTGTCAAGCCAGGGACAGACAGATGGCCTCAAGCCCTCCCTCCGCCTGATGACTGTTATGCCGCCTGGAGGCTGAAGACCTTGGACAAGGCCTGCGCTGTGCTGGCCTAgctttccccttccttccacCGCTTCCAACCGTCTCAGCAGAGCCCATGCCCTTCCAGCTGCAACTGCGGGGTCTCCAGGGGCAGGCAGCCTGGAAGACAGATGCAGAGGCCTCGACCCTCATACCCCAGGGCAGAGGAAAGCCTGGGcactcagcccagcccagctccctcctcttccccagggTCCTGGCAGATGAACAACAGGAGGGAAGCAATACCCCATAAGAACAAGCACAGTTCAAAGGGATCAACTGATGGGTCTACAAGGACAGGAGTCCCTTTTGGAGACATCAGGCCTGGActtcgaaatgccaggctggatgaatcacagctggaatcaagattgccgggagaaatattaacaaaccacacttatggcagaaagtgaaaaggaactaaagagcctcttgatgaagatgaaagaggagagtgaaaaagctggcttaaaactcaacattcagaaaactcagatcatggcatatggtcccatcacttcatggaaacaatatggggggaaaaaatgaaaacagtggcagattatattttcttgggttccaaaattactgtggacagtgattgcagccatgaaattaaaaaaagcttgctccttggaagaaaagctatgacaaacctagacagcatattaaaaagcagagacatcactttactcacaaaggtccatatagtcaaagctatggtttttccatactcatgtagagatgtgagaattggaccataaagaaagctaagtgccaaagaactgatgtttttgaactgtggtgctggagaagattcttgacagttccttggacagcaagcagagcaaaccagtcaatcctaaaggaaatcaaccctgaatattcattgaaaggactgatgctgaagctgaagcttcaatcctttggccacgtggtacaaagagctgactcattgtaaaagaccctgaagttgggaaagattgagggcaggaggagaagaaggtgacaggatgagatagttggctgacatcatcaattcaatggacatgactttgagcaaactctgagaga encodes the following:
- the SCN2B gene encoding sodium channel regulatory subunit beta-2 isoform X2; translated protein: MEVTVPNTLNVLNGSDARLPCTFNSCYTVNHKQFSLNWTYQECNNCSEEMFLQFRMKIINLKLERFRDRVEFSGNPSKYDVSVTLKKVQLEDEGTYNCYIMNPPDRHRGHGKIYLQVLMEEPPERDSTVAVIVGASVGGFLAVVILVLMVVKCVRRKKEQKLSTDDLKTEEEGKTDGEGNADDGAK
- the SCN2B gene encoding sodium channel regulatory subunit beta-2 isoform X1, with the translated sequence MHRNAWLPRPAFSLTGLSLFFSLVPPGRSMEVTVPNTLNVLNGSDARLPCTFNSCYTVNHKQFSLNWTYQECNNCSEEMFLQFRMKIINLKLERFRDRVEFSGNPSKYDVSVTLKKVQLEDEGTYNCYIMNPPDRHRGHGKIYLQVLMEEPPERDSTVAVIVGASVGGFLAVVILVLMVVKCVRRKKEQKLSTDDLKTEEEGKTDGEGNADDGAK